TCAAAAGTGAAGATTTGATTAGTTTGGGGGAAAAAATGTGTTTTATTATTTAATTGCCCTTTTGGTCATTGCTCTCGATCAGCTGACAAAATGGATGATTGTGAAAAAAATGGAGTACGGAGAAAGCATTGAAATTATTGAAAACCTTCTATATATTACCTCGCATCGTAATCGTGGGGCAGCATGGGGAATTCTACAAGGACAAATGTGGTTTTTCTACATCATCACCATCGCTGTCATTATTGGACTTGTCTATTATATTCAGAAAATGGCAAAGCAAAGCCGTTTGCTTGGAGTGGCCCTTGGCCTCATGCTAGGTGGTGCAATCGGAAACTTCATCGATCGGATCGCTCGCCAGGAAGTAGTGGATTT
This genomic stretch from Peribacillus muralis harbors:
- the lspA gene encoding signal peptidase II, which codes for MFYYLIALLVIALDQLTKWMIVKKMEYGESIEIIENLLYITSHRNRGAAWGILQGQMWFFYIITIAVIIGLVYYIQKMAKQSRLLGVALGLMLGGAIGNFIDRIARQEVVDFVHTYIFSYSFPVFNVADASLSIGVGLLVIHMLLEEKNAKEKDNG